CTCTTTCTATTTGATAGGCTAAATTAATTTTTTGTTCGATAGAAAGATTTTTAATGCTCTCATCGACATTATTCAAGGGATCTTTATTCGGATTCTCTTCGAACTCCGGTAGAATATTATTAATATCTTTATCACTATAATTGACAATACTCTCTGCCTTATCGATAGTTGCCGCGATGGCTTCTTGAGAAAAGTCGCTCGAATAGGCGAATCCGACTCGTTCGTCTTCAATTATCCTGATGCCATAACCTTCATTCACTGCCTTCTTTGTTTCTACTATATTTTCTTTTCTTGTGGTAATTTTCTGGAAATCCAGGGAAGAGAAGAAGATCTCCCATTGGTTATAGCCTTTGTTGCGCAACCGGTCATATATTTTTTCAATTTTTTGCTCATTTGCTTGCATTATACCTGCCCTCCAACAACAATTTCCGGAATACGAAGCGTTGGCTGTGCATCACTAACCGGAACATGATCACCTTTTCCACATACTCCCGGAATAAAGGTAAGATCATTTCCAACCATATCAACGCTTTTCAGTACTTCAGGACCATTTCCGGTGAGGGTAGCACCCCTGACAAGTTCCGCTACTTTTCCATTTTTAATTATAAACCCTTCCGACACTTCAAATACAAAATCACCGTTGGTAGTATTTACCTGCCCGCCACCCATCTTTGTAACTAATAAGCCATTCGATACGCTATCTACAATCGCTTGCGGGTCAGTCTCGCCATTCGCGATGTAGGTATTAGTCATCCTCGGTACCGGTTTGTTCCGATAATTTTCTCTTCGACCATTTCCGGTCGGCGGCATATTAAGCAAGTTCGCGCTCATCTTATCATTAATAAAATTTTTCAACACACCCTTTTCGATAAGGACACTTGGCGATGTTTTGGTGCCTTCGTCATCTACTGCCGAATACCCATACTTGTACGCCAGCGACCCGTCATCAATGACAGTAATGAGAGGCGACGCCACCATCTTCCCAAGGCTCTCGCTAAAAATCGAGGTCTTCTTATGAATAAAATCCGCTTCCAATGAATGGCCGCAAGCTTCATGGATCATTGTACCGCCAGCTTCCCCCGACAATACTACCATCATTTTTCCGGCAGGCGCTAACGCGGCGTCTAACATGTTTACGGCCCTCTGAGCAGCCTTTCTGGCAATTTTTTCTACTGGTAATTCTTTAATATATTCCCAACCACGGGATTCTCCCGGGCCTTCATATCCGGTTTGGATAATGCCATCTTTTTGGGCTATAACATTTATCATGAATCTTGACCGTATCCGCACGTCACGGACGTGTATTCCTTCTGAATTAGCAATATATATTTCCTGTTCGGAATCGCCGTAACGAAGAGATACCTGGTTAATCAAGGGAGATACGGACCTCCCGGTTTTATCAAGAAAATATAATAACTCTATTTTTTCACCTAAGCCAACAGATTCGGGCACGATTTTGATATAGTCGGCATTATACGATTGCAATGGAAGCAACGTAACACTGCGCTTCTTTTGTCCTGCCTTAAAGACTTTGCTTAACTCTTTTGCAACCGACAGCACCCGATCTTTTTCCATTGAGTTGACATAAGCATAAGCAGTCGCATCTCCCTCAACTATTCTCAAGCCGATTCCGGAATCAATACCGGCGGTTATTTTTTCCACCTTACTCTGCTCCATAAA
This Candidatus Margulisiibacteriota bacterium DNA region includes the following protein-coding sequences:
- a CDS encoding TldD/PmbA family protein; this encodes MIEKKLSEEIIDTLSESGARFCELFAEKTKSTMVFMEQSKVEKITAGIDSGIGLRIVEGDATAYAYVNSMEKDRVLSVAKELSKVFKAGQKKRSVTLLPLQSYNADYIKIVPESVGLGEKIELLYFLDKTGRSVSPLINQVSLRYGDSEQEIYIANSEGIHVRDVRIRSRFMINVIAQKDGIIQTGYEGPGESRGWEYIKELPVEKIARKAAQRAVNMLDAALAPAGKMMVVLSGEAGGTMIHEACGHSLEADFIHKKTSIFSESLGKMVASPLITVIDDGSLAYKYGYSAVDDEGTKTSPSVLIEKGVLKNFINDKMSANLLNMPPTGNGRRENYRNKPVPRMTNTYIANGETDPQAIVDSVSNGLLVTKMGGGQVNTTNGDFVFEVSEGFIIKNGKVAELVRGATLTGNGPEVLKSVDMVGNDLTFIPGVCGKGDHVPVSDAQPTLRIPEIVVGGQV